The following proteins come from a genomic window of Dermacentor albipictus isolate Rhodes 1998 colony chromosome 8, USDA_Dalb.pri_finalv2, whole genome shotgun sequence:
- the LOC135918340 gene encoding uncharacterized protein, whose product MIKSGPGSSSTDAGEIPEPGGGGSDVHVPKEVVIRQKPGTSGNEPVGHEPAQNFPPPPPPLGQWKYVPLAVSREVADQIPLVCVMGEKTSSADAFPDDGLCDYIFFDSLYKSGRNMVSRPDTYSNSLGTFLNEHPGYQTTSLGVGFSYHYLRMAKEDLKGKYPSPLEPFWEKGIYHVGILDTPNMMPEDQTEAAISTLKEIDSLLVTQRQLGKQAISVLAVPDPELDWSLSFAIYFNDLDFTPNLVISVSHYQFGDNTVKNCVIMPPTRHPFDIPPDDIARDYNYDLSTAVFSIRELYLKRVSSRGLVSVTMKGRWTVPVSSNHVDFFSRCLSDPSSKSDFGSYTEVCPDSRSASSVSNGVQLTYSGQHCAMLTYNPDTRRAFVYDNEDALAIKLCSARAQDPEVKFGIAAYDIDYDDYDNQCVSLNKYGRHSRLKQLKMIVDYFRSQSSPSFNEEACRVFGA is encoded by the exons GCCCTGGCTCCTCGAGCACTGACGCGGGAGAGATTCCAGAGCCAGGCGGTGGCGGGTCTGACGTTCATGTGCCGAAGGAGGTGGTCATCCGTCAGAAGCCAGGCACCAGTGGCAACGAGCCAGTTGGTCACGAGCCAGCACAGAAttttccccctccccctcccccactggGGCAGTGGAAGTACGTGCCGCTGGCCGTATCCAGAGAAG TGGCCGATCAGATTCCCCTGGTGTGCGTCATGGGAGAGAAGACCAGCTCCGCCGACGCGTTCCCGGATGACGGGTTGTGCGACTACATCTTCTTCGACTCGCTCTACAAGAGCGGCCGCAACATGGTGTCCCGGCCGGACACCTACAGCAACAGCCTGGGCACGTTCCTCAACGAGCACCCTGGCTACCAAACCACGAGCCTTGGAGTTGGATTCTCGTACCA CTACTTACGGATGGCGAAGGAAGACCTGAAAGGGAAATACCCGAGCCCACTGGAACCCTTTTGGGAGAAGGGCATCTACCATGTCGGGATCCTTGATACCCCTAATATGATGCCCGAAGATCAAACCGAAGCGGCCATTTCAACATTGAAG GAAATAGATAGCCTGCTCGTAACGCAGAGACAGCTGGGAAAGCAAGCGATTTCTGTGCTCGCCGTACCGGACCCGGAGTTGGACTGGAGCTTGTCGTTTGCCATCTATTTCAA CGATCTCGACTTCACCCCTAACCTGGTAATATCTGTCAGCCACTACCAATTTGGCGACAACACGGTCAAGAATTGCGTCATCATGCCTCCAACGCGACATCCGTTCGACATTCCACCGGACGACATCGCCAGGGACTACAACTATGATCTG TCGACTGCCGTGTTTAGCATCCGAGAACTGTACTTGAAAAGAGTCAGCAGCAGAGGTCTGGTGTCCGTGACCATGAAGGGCCGTTGGACGGTGCCTGTGTCGAGCAACCACGTGGACTTCTTCTCGCGCTGCCTGTCAGATCCGAGCAGCAAGTCCGACTTTGGCAGTTACACAGAG GTGTGTCCGGACTCAAGGTCCGCATCCAGTGTGAGCAACGGGGTTCAGCTAACTTACTCGGGCCAGCACTGCGCCATGCTGACCTACAACCCGGACACCAGGCGCGCGTTCGTGTATGACAACGAGGATGCACTGGCTATCAag CTGTGTAGCGCAAGAGCCCAAGACCCGGAGGTGAAGTTCGGCATCGCCGCTTACGACATCGACTACGACGATTATGACAACCAGTGCGTCTCGCTGAACAAGTACGGCCGGCACAGCCGCTTGAAGCAGCTGAAGATGATTGTGGACTACTTCAGGAGCCAAAGTAGTCCCTCGTTCAACGAAGAAGCCTGCAGAGTGTTCGGGGCGTGA